A window from Triticum aestivum cultivar Chinese Spring chromosome 6D, IWGSC CS RefSeq v2.1, whole genome shotgun sequence encodes these proteins:
- the LOC123142191 gene encoding receptor kinase-like protein Xa21 gives MAISQAARLATMLMLLPLLLISCGVGSILCSSMTTVHDNSTDMISLLDFKRAITNDSRQALTSWHTSFPLCSWEGVHCSSGRVTKLYLRQRGLFGRISSSLGNLTFLRTLDLSKNGFTGELPPLNRLHRLEYLDLGKNSLRGTIPDTLTNCSKLRSLDLSANLLMGEIPLGIGRLSNLRKVWLSSNNLTGTIPPSLRNNSQLEDIVLTDNRFMGTIPDEMGSFPSLVYLGLAGNMLSGGIPETLYKYNQSSLQYLYLYSNMLGKTLPSNFGDTFPDLKHLCLDNNNFEGHLPASLGNISGLRLLNFSSNNFIGQVPGSFGNLEQLEYLILQRNNFWGFIPIELGGLKQLTHLDLSDNNLQGGVP, from the coding sequence ATGGCCATTAGTCAAGCGGCAAGGCTCGCCACCATGCTTATGCTACTGCCGTTGCTGCTCATTTCTTGCGGAGTCGGGAGCATCCTCTGCTCATCAATGACAACAGTCCATGATAACAGCACGGACATGATCTCACTGCTAGATTTCAAGCGGGCCATCACCAACGACTCAAGACAAGCCTTGACATCTTGGCACACCAGCTTCCCTCTTTGCAGTTGGGAGGGCGTCCACTGCAGCTCGGGGCGAGTCACTAAGCTCTACCTCAGACAACGAGGGTTGTTTGGCCGGATATCCTCCTCCCTTGGCAACCTAACGTTCCTTAGGACACTGGACCTGTCCAAAAATGGCTTCACCGGTGAGTTACCTCCTCTCAACCGTCTCCACAGACTGGAATACCTTGACTTGGGAAAGAACTCACTGCGAGGGACCATTCCAGATACTCTCACAAACTGCTCCAAGCTAAGGAGCCTAGACCTATCTGCCAACTTACTAATGGGTGAAATTCCCCTAGGTATAGGTCGCCTATCCAATCTAAGGAAAGTATGGCTTTCCTCAAATAATCTCACCGGAACAATCCCACCAAGCCTAAGAAACAATAGTCAGCTTGAAGACATCGTGCTTACTGATAATAGGTTCATGGGAACCATTCCTGATGAGATGGGAAGTTTCCCATCTCTTGTTTATTTAGGCCTTGCTGGAAATATGCTATCAGGTGGAATACCAGAAACCCTGTACAAATACAATCAGTCTTCTCTCCAATATTTATACTTATATTCCAATATGCTTGGAAAAACACTGCCATCGAACTTTGGTGACACCTTCCCAGATCTTAAACATCTCTGTTTGGACAATAACAATTTTGAAGGTCATCTCCCTGCTTCACTAGGCAATATTTCAGGGCTAAGACTGTTAAACTTTTCTTCCAACAATTTCATTGGTCAAGTTCCAGGTTCTTTTGGTAATCTTGAACAGTTAGAATACCTAATCCTTCAGCGAAACAATTTTTGGGGCTTCATCCCAATAGAGCTTGGCGGCTTAAAGCAGCTCACCCATCTGGATCTGTCTGATAATAACCTGCAAGGTGGTGTGCCATGA